The proteins below are encoded in one region of Nitrospira lenta:
- a CDS encoding 2-isopropylmalate synthase, with protein MERMIRIFDTTLRDGEQSPGASMNVEEKVMVAKQLARLGVDIIEAGFAYSSPGDFEAVRRIALEVEGPTVCSLARARPEDIDRAWEALKGAPKARIHTFLSTSDIHLKHQFRMTREEAKKRAVEMVQRARSYMPDVEFSLMDASRSDQSYVYEVIEAVIAAGAGTINIPDTVGYAVPQEFGALIKGIFDKVPNAKQAVISVHCHNDLGVAVANSLAAIVNGAGQVECTINGIGERAGNTSLEEIVMGLRTRKDFYRADTGIRTEEIAKTSRLVSKITGMVVQPNKAIVGANAFAHTSGIHQDGLLKDKTTYEIMRPESIGLIESKMVMGKLSGRHAFRQRLEDLGYKLSDEELNHAFERFKKLADQKKEIFEEDLEVIVSEELAKMTERIVLKSFHVESGTNLVPTATVELHIDGQVITESGTGDGPVDAVYRTIAAITKTKSKLLMFGVNAITGGTDAQGEVSVRVEEDGRTVSGHGADTDIIMAAARAYLNALNRLAYMASKQAEGEQKVRLI; from the coding sequence ATGGAACGGATGATTCGTATTTTCGATACAACGTTGCGCGACGGGGAGCAATCGCCCGGCGCCAGCATGAACGTGGAAGAGAAAGTCATGGTGGCGAAGCAGCTGGCGCGGCTCGGCGTCGATATCATCGAGGCCGGGTTCGCCTACAGCTCACCCGGTGATTTTGAAGCGGTCCGCAGAATTGCATTGGAGGTCGAAGGGCCGACGGTCTGTAGTCTCGCGCGGGCTCGTCCGGAAGACATCGACCGGGCCTGGGAAGCGCTCAAGGGCGCGCCGAAGGCCAGGATTCACACGTTCCTCTCGACGTCCGACATCCATCTGAAGCATCAGTTCAGGATGACGCGAGAGGAAGCCAAGAAGCGCGCGGTCGAGATGGTGCAGCGCGCGCGGAGCTATATGCCTGACGTGGAATTCTCCTTGATGGATGCAAGCCGCTCGGACCAGTCCTATGTCTATGAGGTGATTGAAGCGGTGATTGCCGCCGGAGCAGGGACAATCAACATTCCCGATACGGTGGGCTATGCCGTGCCACAAGAGTTCGGCGCGTTGATCAAAGGGATTTTCGACAAAGTGCCCAATGCCAAGCAGGCGGTGATTTCGGTCCATTGCCACAACGATTTGGGTGTCGCCGTTGCGAACAGTTTGGCGGCGATCGTTAACGGGGCTGGTCAGGTGGAGTGTACGATCAACGGGATCGGCGAACGGGCCGGCAACACGTCGTTGGAAGAAATCGTCATGGGACTCAGGACCCGGAAGGACTTTTATCGCGCCGATACGGGCATCCGGACGGAAGAGATCGCCAAGACGAGCCGGTTAGTCAGTAAGATTACCGGGATGGTCGTGCAGCCGAATAAGGCGATCGTCGGTGCGAATGCGTTTGCGCACACGTCCGGTATTCACCAGGATGGGTTGTTGAAGGATAAGACCACCTACGAAATCATGCGGCCGGAATCGATCGGGTTGATCGAGAGCAAGATGGTCATGGGCAAGTTGTCCGGGCGTCATGCATTCCGGCAGCGGTTGGAAGATTTGGGGTACAAGCTCAGCGATGAAGAGCTCAACCATGCGTTTGAGCGTTTCAAAAAGCTGGCGGATCAGAAGAAGGAAATTTTCGAGGAAGATTTGGAAGTGATCGTGTCGGAAGAGCTGGCCAAGATGACGGAGCGGATTGTGTTGAAGTCATTCCATGTCGAAAGCGGCACGAACCTCGTGCCGACGGCGACGGTGGAGCTGCACATTGACGGTCAGGTGATTACGGAATCAGGCACCGGCGACGGGCCGGTCGATGCGGTCTATCGGACGATTGCTGCGATCACGAAGACGAAGAGTAAGCTGTTGATGTTCGGCGTCAATGCCATTACGGGCGGGACCGACGCGCAGGGTGAAGTCTCCGTGCGCGTGGAAGAGGATGGCCGCACGGTCTCAGGGCATGGGGCGGATACAGATATCATCATGGCCGCGGCCCGGGCGTACCTCAATGCGCTGAATCGGCTCGCGTATATGGCCTCGAAACAGGCAGAGGGGGAGCAGAAAGTCCGCTTGATTTGA